gggaggaaaccgagaggggaggagagcaggAGTGGACTTTGGGAAGGAGAGCGGCCTACTCCAAAGTAGGACGGGGAATGAGGAGGCCTACTCCAGTGGATCGGGGAAGGAGAGCAGCCTGCACTTCCAGTGGACGGGAAGGAGAGAAGCCTACTCCAGTGGGCGGGGAAGGAGAGCAGCCCTGCTCCAGTGGAGCGGGGAAGGAGAGGAGCCTGACTCCAGTGGACGGGGAAGGAGAGCAGCCTACTCCAGTGGGAGCGGGAAGGAGGAAGCAGCCTACCTCCAGTGGACGGGGAAGGAGAGCAGCCTGCCCAGTGGACGGGGAAGGAGAGCAGCCTACCCAGTGGGCccgagggaaggagagagcagccTACCCAGTGGACGGGGAAGGAGAGCAGCCTGCCTCCAGTGGGCGCGGAAGGAGAGCAGCCCCTGCCCCAGTGGGCGGGGAAGGGAGAGGAGCCTACTCCCGCGGGCccggggaaggagagggagcctACCCCGTGGACGGGGAAGGAGAGCAGCCTCACGCAGTGGGCCCGGGGAAGGAGAGCAGCCTACTCCCGTGGACGGGGAAGGAGAGGAGCCTACTCCCGTGGGCGGGGAAGGAGAGGAGCCTACTTCCCGTGGACGGGGAAGGAGAGGAGCCTACTCCCAGTGGGCGGGGAAGGGAGAGCAGCCTACTCCAGTGGGCGGCGGGGAAGGAGAGCAGCCTGCTCCAGTGGACGGGGAAGGAGAGCAGCCTACTCCAGTGGACGGGAAGGAGAGCAGCCTACTCCCCGTGGACGGGGAAGGAGAGCAGCCTACTCCCGTGGGCGGGGAAGGAGAGCTTCAGCCTACTCCCGTGGAGCGGGGACGGGAGAGCAGCCTACTCCCGTGGACGGGGAAGGAGAGCAGCCTGCTCCCGTGGACGGGGAAGGAGAGCAGCCTACTTCCCGTGGACGGGGAAGGGGAGCAGCCTACCCCCGTGGACGGGGAAGGAGAGCAGCCTACCCCGCGTGGGACGGGGAAGGAGAGCAGCCTACTCCCACGTGGACGGGGAAGGAGAGCAGCCTCTTGCTCCCGTGGACGGAGAAGGCTTGAGCAGCCTGCTCCAGTGGACGGGGAAGGAGAGCAGCCCTACCTTCCGTGGACGGGAAGGAGAGCAGCCTACCTCCCGTGGACGGGAGGGAGAGGCAGCCTACTCCAGTAGAGCGGGGAAGGAGAGCAGCTTGGCCCAGTGGACGGGAGAGAGAAAGCAACACTCCATAGCCAGAGTGAGACAGAAACACAGTTACCTAGAGCTAATTTAAATGACATTG
This genomic stretch from Oncorhynchus nerka isolate Pitt River unplaced genomic scaffold, Oner_Uvic_2.0 unplaced_scaffold_3143, whole genome shotgun sequence harbors:
- the LOC135566838 gene encoding uncharacterized protein LOC135566838, which produces MRRPTPVDRGRRAACTSSGREGEKPTPVGGEGEQPCSSGAGKERSLTPVDGEGEQPTPVGAGRRKQPTSSGRGRRAACPVDGEGEQPTQWARGKERAAYPVDGEGEQPASSGRGRRAAPAPVGGEGRGAYSRGPGEGEGAYPVDGEGEQPHAVGPGKESSLLPWTGKERSLLPWAGKERSLLPVDGEGEEPTPSGRGRESSLLQWAAGKESSLLQWTGKESSLLQWTGRRAAYSPWTGKESSLLPWAGKESFSLLPWSGDGRAAYSRGRGRRAACSRGRGRRAAYFPWTGKGSSLPPWTGKESSLPRVGRGRRAAYSHVDGEGEQPLAPVDGEGLSSLLQWTGKESSPTFRGREGEQPTSRGREGEAAYSSRAGKESSLAQWTGERKQHSIAR